The following coding sequences lie in one Hippopotamus amphibius kiboko isolate mHipAmp2 chromosome 7, mHipAmp2.hap2, whole genome shotgun sequence genomic window:
- the CALM2 gene encoding calmodulin-2, with product MADQLTEEQIAEFKEAFSLFDKDGDGTITTKELGTVMRSLGQNPTEAELQDMINEVDADGNGTIDFPEFLTMMARKMKDTDSEEEIREAFRVFDKDGNGYISAAELRHVMTNLGEKLTDEEVDEMIREADIDGDGQVNYEEFVQMMTAK from the exons AATTCAAAGAAGCTTTTTCACTATTTGACAAGGATGGTGATGGAACTATAACAACTAAGGAATTGGGAACTGTAATGAGGTCTCTTGGGCAGAATCCCACAGAAGCAGAGTTACAGGACATGATTAATGAAGTAGATGCTGATG GTAATGGCACAATTGACTTCCCTGAATTTCTGACAATGATGGcgagaaaaatgaaagacacagaCAGTGAAGAAGAAATTAGAGAAGCATTCCGTGTGTTTGATAAG GATGGTAATGGCTATATTAGTGCAGCAGAGCTCCGCCATGTGATGACAAACCTTGGAGAGAAGTTAACAGATGAAGAGGTTGATGAAATGATCAGGGAAGCAGATATTGACGGTGATGGTCAAGTAAACTATGAAG AGTTTGTACAAATGATGACAGCAAAGTGA
- the STPG4 gene encoding protein STPG4 isoform X2 — protein sequence MDQPIMAITSTAKPTQKTSSFEREGWWRIALTNTPNPGTYHLKTFIEESLLNPVITTYSFKNEGRKKPSLVQRNDLVLNDLPQYVPPDFLDLLKKQVATYSFKDKPRSSPSMLVYRDKSVKLSPGQYELLPAPVAKHASRSFVFRSTVQRFPTGCFIPGRQREI from the exons ATGGACCAGCCAATCATGGCCATCACCTCCACCGCA AAGCCAACCCAGAAGACATCATCTTTTGAAAGAGAAGGATGGTGGAGAATAGCATTAACA AACACTCCTAATCCTGGCACTTACCACTTGAAAACTTTTATTGAAGAATCTCTATTAAATCCAGTGATAACAACCTACAGTTTTAAAAACgaaggaaggaaaaaaccatCTCTTGTGCAAAGAAATGATCTGGTACTAAATGACCTTCCCCAGTACGTGCCTCCTGACTTCTTGGACTTGTTAAAGAAGCAAGTGGCTACTTACTCGTTTAAAGACAAACCGCGGTCAAGTCCCAGTATGCTGGTTTACAGAGATAAG TCAGTTAAGCTTTCACCAGGGCAATATGAGCTACTTCCTGCACCAGTTGCCAAGCATGCTTCCAG gagCTTTGTATTTCGTTCTACAGTTCAAAGGTTTCCAACAGGCTGCTTCATTCCT gggaggcagagggagatttga